A region of Vanessa cardui chromosome 1, ilVanCard2.1, whole genome shotgun sequence DNA encodes the following proteins:
- the LOC124532204 gene encoding fork head domain-containing protein FD4-like has product MPRPTRESYGDQKPPFSYIALTAMAIWSSPERMLPLSEIYRFITDRFPYYRRNTQRWQNSLRHNLSFNDCFVKVPRRPDRPGKGAYWTLHPQAFDMFENGSLLRRRKRFKLHKGEKDSLNAELAALATFNRAFLARQANSNPGGMSGGMFAPNINLCPRLSPEPTEAPDTAALLPTVPRPRRAFTIDALLEPEPRRSSPSPPMVQQPHCPMPLPPTPYLLAAQRYHAELLAGLQQSCLPPLWTWRDTSQFSHYTLNS; this is encoded by the coding sequence ATGCCGAGGCCGACGCGCGAGTCCTACGGCGATCAGAAACCACCTTTTTCTTATATCGCCCTCACTGCGATGGCTATTTGGAGCTCGCCGGAGCGGATGCTGCCGCTATCAGAAATATATAGGTTTATCACCGATCGATTCCCTTACTATAGACGGAATACTCAGCGCTGGCAGAATTCCCTGCGACATAACCTTTCGTTTAACGACTGCTTCGTGAAAGTACCCCGCCGCCCAGATAGACCCGGCAAGGGCGCCTACTGGACGCTTCACCCGCAGGCATTTGACATGTTCGAAAATGGTTCACTTCTACGTCGCCGAAAGCGATTTAAGCTGCACAAAGGTGAAAAGGATAGTTTGAATGCAGAATTAGCGGCGCTAGCGACTTTTAACAGAGCTTTCTTAGCACGCCAGGCGAACTCTAATCCAGGAGGAATGTCGGGTGGAATGTTCGCACCGAATATTAATCTGTGTCCAAGACTCAGCCCAGAGCCAACGGAGGCACCAGACACGGCAGCATTGCTACCGACCGTGCCGAGACCTCGTCGAGCATTCACAATAGATGCATTGCTGGAACCTGAGCCCCGGCGGTCCTCTCCTTCGCCTCCTATGGTGCAGCAACCGCATTGCCCAATGCCATTACCTCCAACGCCGTATTTGCTGGCAGCGCAGCGATATCACGCCGAACTTCTAGCCGGTCTACAACAATCTTGCCTGCCTCCCCTTTGGACTTGGAGAGATACCAGTCAATTTTCACATTACACGCTCAATTCATGA